A part of Palaemon carinicauda isolate YSFRI2023 unplaced genomic scaffold, ASM3689809v2 scaffold1924, whole genome shotgun sequence genomic DNA contains:
- the LOC137635890 gene encoding piggyBac transposable element-derived protein 4-like yields the protein MNERRFTLLVMVLRFDDSATRAERVKKDRLAPIRKVFDLVVANCRSNYSPGPHLTVDEQLVPFRGRCSFKMYIPKKPAKYGIKVVLVCDSDSHYMFNGLAYLGKDTVKIPRGATLGEVYMSDLVSPFQPSGRRVTTDNFFATLPLTLSLLDKDMHLCGTIRQKSYIPKELMEKVLPPKDSVAVFIYEHNLTL from the exons atgaacgagcgtcgtttTACCCTGTTGGTGATGGttcttcgcttcgatgattcggccaccagagcagAGAGGGTGAAAAAGGATCGCCTTGCTCCCATTAGGAAAGTCTTCGACCTCGTGGTGgccaattgtcgaagcaattatagcccCGGGCCCCATCTTACTgttgatgaacagcttgtcccttttcGGGGTCGCTGTTCATTCAAGATGTATATCCCCAAGAAACCTgctaa gtATGGTATCAAGGTTGTATTGGTGTGTGATTCCGATTCTCATTACATGTTTAATGGCcttgcctacttggggaaggacacggTCAAGATACCAAGGGGagcgacgcttggagaagtttatATGTCTGATCTTGTGTCACCTTTTCAGCCAAGTGGCCGCagagtgacgacggataacttctTTGCGACGCTACCGCTcactttgtcactcttggataaggacatgcatttgtgtggcaccattcgccaaaagtcttatattcctaaggaacttatggagaaggtgcttcccccaaaggactcagtggcagtgttcatttacgaacacaatctaactctataG